CCGACGAGCCTCTGGCTGTTGAGCAACGCCTCAGCCAGCCGGCTGCGGTAGACATTGCCCATACAGACGAAGTGGACATGCATGCGTTACCTCGGCGGTGCACCGCCGACGCACCGGGCGGGCGCCGGCGCCTGCGGCCAGTATAGCGGCCCGGATCGCATGGCAGATCTGTGCCCCCGTGCTGCTATACTGGCGCCGGGTTTCCCGTGGAGGCTGCGGTGTCCCGGCGGCGCATGCTGCTCATCGTCGTCGTGCTCGGAGCGCTCGCGGTGACTTGCAGCGCAGCCGCCCACCTGACCCTTGCCGGCGACCGCGACAGCAGCGGCTTCGATGCGTATCTGCATCGCTCGAGCGGTGCGCTCGCCGACCCGGTGAACCTGATCTTCCGTGGCAGCCTCAGCGAGGCCGAGGCCGCGGTGCCGCGTGTGCTCGGCTGGCAGCCCGTACGGGGCAGCATGATGGTCTTCTATGACCGCGGCGAGCACCGGCGCACGGCGGCGCAGTTCGGCATGGGGCTGCCCGGCGGCTCGCGCTATCACCTGCGGCTCGAAGCCGCCAGGAACGCGCGCGGGCAGGCGTACGTGCTGGCCGGCGTGCACCGCGACGATCCGGCCGCCTGCGGTCACGTCGGGCGTGCCTTCGATGCCGCGCGCGATCTGGTCGCGGGCCAGTTCCGGCAGGCCGGCTATACCGTGGGCAGCCTGGAGCCGGGCAACACGCGGCCGGGCCGCCAGTGCGACGGCAGCCTGAGCGCGGGCGACGGCCGCATCGCGGTGATCGATCTCTCATCCGCGCCGGCGGCAACCACGACGCCGTGATCAACGCCCCGCGAGGCGCGGCGCCTGTCGGGCCGGTATCGCCCGCATCGTGTCCGCCCACGTTGCCCCGCCTTGCGCACGATTCGCGGGCAAACGGGTGAGCCGGGTGGGATTCGAACCCACGATCAACGGATTAAAAGTCCGCTGCACTGCCGCTGTGCTACCGGCCCCAGGCGAGAAGGGAAGGCGCCCGCCGCGCACTTGCGCCGAGCGCTATCAGTGTACGCCGTGTGCGACGTAGACGCCTGCTACTGGCCGTCGGCTTTGGGCGCGAGCTTCGTGGCGTGGTTCGGCGCGAGGCCGATGTTGTCCCAGCCGTGCTGGCACTGGGCGCCGCCGCACCAGTAGATCAGCAGCGCCTTGCCGATGATCTTGTTCGCCTGCACCGGTCCCCAGAAGCGCGAGTCGCTGCTGTTGCCGCGATTGTCGCCCATCACAAAGAACTGATCCGGCCCCAGCACCACGTGGCAGTACTGGCCCTGGCACTCGGTGCGCTGCTTGATGTACGGCTCGTCCACGGCCTGGCCGTTCACCGTCACCGTGTTGTCGTGCACGTCTACCGTGTCGCCCGGCCGGCCGATCACGCGCTTGATGAAGTCCTTCGAGTCGCCGCCAACCTGCGGCGGCGGATGAAAGACGATCACGTCGCCGCGCTGCGGGCCGTGGAAGATGTAGTGCATCGGATCGTTGCCCGCGGAGACGAACGGCAAGAACTTGTGCACGGTGCGCAGGTCGATGCGCGCATACACGGCCTTGTTCACCAACATGTATTCGCCGTCGATGAAGCTCGGCACCATGCTGGAGCCTTCGACCTTGAAGTTCTGCACCACCGCCCGCACGGCAAGGAAGATCAGCACCGCGAGGACGATGGTCTCCACCACCTCGCGCACGATCGCCAGCGTCGAGCGGCCGCGGCGCTTCGGCTCCGGCGCCGGAGGGCCCTCGTCCACCGGCGCTTCGTCCGCCGCGATCACCGAGCCGAGCTGCGATGCAGGGTAGCCGATCTCGTCCGCCGGCGGCGGCTCCAGGCCACCCGCCATGTCCGGAAAGCGCGACACTAACCGCGACGGCTGCCCCGGCAGGGGCGGGGCGCCTACCAGCCCATCGTCGGATTCCGTTTCGATCTGCGAGGTGACGGGCGCGGCGGAAAGAGGGAGATACCTCCGATCGCCGGAAGCGCCGTTTTCGGAGGGCGGAGGGTAATTGCTGCTCAAGGCGTCCGATCCACTCCGCCACGCGCGGCGGAGATCCTCCGCGGGCGCCGGCGGGCCGCGCGCCGAAACGGCAAGAGTTCACGCGCGTGCTTTGAGTATAGCATCGGCTCACGCACGCACCGAATAGAGGATTTCGCCGCGAACCAGCCGCAATGCTCATTGTTAGACATGGTTTCAATACCGGCTCGCGTTCCCCCTTGCAGGTGCGCGATCGCACGTGAACGCGGTTTTGAAACCATCTGTTAACCCCCTGCGCGGTGTACGCGACGCCGGGCCGGCTCGACACGCCCTCATCGGATTCTCATCGCCCGCGGCCACGCTGCATCTGCGGCAACGTGATCGGTGGCCGCGGCAGTTCGGAGCGGCGCCGGGCCGCAGGCTTCCAGGAAGAGCAACAATCCGCTGACGGCTGAAACGCGGTCGCCGTGGTCGTCGTGCTCTACGGCGATAGGCGTCGCGCCGGCTCCGCGGAGCTTGCCGGTCGAGCAGACCCTTCCGGGTCGTGAAGCATTTTCGTCGTGAAGCATTTTCGTCGTGAAGCATTTTCAAGGAGGTCGGGAAGTGGACGGGCAGGGACGATCCGAGCGCCGGCCTGGCGGCATCGCCTCGCGCCGCGCCTTTCTGCGAGGGGCCGCGACCGCCGGCGTGGGCGCGGCGCTCGTCACGCTCTGGGAGCCGGCGAACCTGGGGCGGGTGCGCAGCGCACAGGCCGCCATGGCGCTGGATGGCGCCGCGCGCCGTTCGCGATCGCATAACGCCTGGATCGCCGAGGGCGGCGACGGCGGCCGCAATCAGACCGCGGACGATCGCGCACAGATGGCGCACCTGCTGCGCCGCGCCGGCTTCTCCGCAACACCGGCCGAGGTCGACGCGCTGCTGCCGCTCGGCATCGCCGGCGCCGTCGATTTCCTGCTGAACTACGACCAGGTCGCGGACCCGGCGCTCGACTACGCCAACGGCGTCGGCCTGGACCTGAGCAAGACCACCGACGCGATTCGCTGGTGGTTGCTGCGCATGATCTACACCACCCGCCCCTTGCAGGAGAAGCTGACGCTCTTCTGGCACGGCATTCTCACCTCGGCCGTGTCCAAGGTCGGCCAGCGCTACCTGAACACGCTGCTGGCGCAGAACGAGTTCCTGCGCGCCAACGCCACCAGCACATACGACGTGCTGCTCAAGGGCATCTCCCGCGACCCGGCGATGATGGTCTGGCTCGATCTGCAAACCAGCACGAAAGCGCACCCAAACGAGAACTTCGCCCGCGAGCTGCAAGAGCTGTTCTCGCTTGGTATCGGCAACTACAGCGAAGACGACGTACGCGAGGCGGCCCGCGCCCTTACCGGCTACCAGCTCGATAAGGATCGCAACTTCGTCTACAACGCCAAACAGCACGACGACGGCGCGAAGACCTATCTGGGCCAAACGGGCAACTGGGGCGGCGACGACATCATCGACATCATCCTGCAGCAACGCGCCGCCGCCGAGTACATCGTGAAGCGCCTGTGGAGCTTCTTCGCCTATCCGAACCCCGAGGCCGAAGTCATCGCCGCCCTGGCCGACACCTTCCAGTCGTCGAGCTACAGCATCAAGGCGGTGCTGCGGCAACTGTTCACCACGCCGCAGTTCTACAGCGACACGGCGATGGGCGCGCTGATCAAGAGCCCCACCGAGTTCGTGGTCGGCGCCGTGCGCAGCCTCGGCCTGCAAACCGACGCCTCGACCTTCCCGCAGCAGATGGCGCTGATGAATCAGTTGCTCTTCGATCCGCCGAACGTGGCGGGCTGGCCCGGTGGCGCAGCCTGGCTGAGCAGCAGCACCTTCTTTGCCCGCATGAACTTCCTGAACGGCCTGATCTACGCGAAGGCCGGCGGCCCGACCAGCCAGCCGGACGCGACGCAGCTGCTGGGCGACTACGCCGGCCTCTCGCCCGACGATGCGATCGGCACGGCCGCGGCCACGCTGCTGAGCACACAGCTCGGCGGTTCCAGCCAGCAGGTGATCACGCAGTTCCTCAGCGACACGAACGGCGGCACGGCGCAGGTCACGGACAAGAACGTCAAGTCGTTCCTCTACCTCGTGCTGGCAACGCCCGAGGGCCAGCTCGTGTAAGGGTTAAGGAATGGTGGACTGTGGCACCGCCTTAACCAATACAACACCGCAGTTCCCCCTCTCCATTTCATGGAGAGGGGGCCAGGGGGTGAGGCCATGTTTACACGGCGCGACTTCATCAAGACCGGCGCGGCGCTGGTTTCGCTCGGCGCCGGCGTACCCAGGATCTTCCGCCAGGGGCTGGCGCTGGCCGACTACGACGCCTCGGACCAGCCGGAGCGCACGCTGGTCGTGCTGCAGCTCGCCGGCGGCAACGACGGCCTCAACACCGTGATCCCCTACGCCGACGGCAACTATCACACGCTGCGCCCCGCGCTCGGTATCGCGCCGGAGAAGGTCATCCGCCTGAACGACACACTGGGCCTGCATCCGGCGATGACCGGGCTCAAAGCCCTCTGGGACCAGAAGATGGTCGCGATCGTCAACGGCGTGGGCTACCCGAACCCGAACTACTCGCACTTCCGTGCGATGGAGATCTGGCAGTCGGCCCACCCGGAGACGGTCCCCGGCGAGGGCTGGGTCGGCACGTACCTCGACGCGCAGGCAGCCGAGCACAACTCGCTGATCGGCCTCAACATCGGTGCCTCGACGCCGCCGGAGTTTTACTCGGCGCTGCCGCCCGTGCCCTCGTTCCAGCGGCCGCAGGACTACCAGTTGCGCCCCGGCTCCGATCCGGCAGCGCAGAACAAGCAGCGCGACACCTCGGTGCTGCAACTCTACGAGCTGCTGCCGGGCGAGGCGAAGTACGGCGCCCTCCTGCAGGGCACGGTCGAAGACTCGTTCGACAGCTCGCAGAAGCTGACCGGCATCGTCAACGACTATAAGACGACGGTGCAGTATCCGCAGTCGGGCCTCGCCAACGGCCTGAAGATGATCGCTGCGGTGCTCGCCGCGAACGTCGGCTTGCGCGTGGCGCACGTCACGATCGGCGGCTTCGACACGCACTCGCGCCAGGCGAACACGCAGGAGACGCTGTTGCAGCAGCTCTCGGACGGGCTGGCGGCCTTCTACCAGGACCTGGCGCAGCACAACCGCGCCCAGAACACGGTGACGATGACCTGGTCGGAGTTCGGCCGCCGCGCCGGCCAGAACGCGTCGGACGGCACCGACCACGGCTCGGCCGCGCCGCTGTTCGTCGTCGGCGGGCCGGTGAAGGGCGGCTTCTACGGCGACTATCCCTCGCTCGCCAACCTGGACGCCGGCAACCTGCGCTTCACCACGGATTTTCGCGCGGTCTACGCCACGCTGCTCGACCGCTGGCTGCAGGCCGACGCCGACGCCCTGCTCGGCGCCCACTTCGACCGGCTGGGCTTTCTGGCAGCGTGAGCTGCCCTTACTCCCATACACAGGCGATAGGAGATCCACCACGCTCAACGAGCGTATGGGCGAGAGAAGCGGACCGAGCCGAGCTGCGGCTTTCCGGTGCGCCGTAGGTCGCGCCACGCGGCGCGAAGGGCGCACAAGTCGCGCACCCACAATCGACAGCTAACCCGACGCCCCCGGTACTTCTCCAGCCGGATCGCCCCACTCCCTCTCCCAGGATTGGGAGAGGGACCAGTAGAAGATCACGGGGGTGAGGATGAGGGCCGAAAGCCTTCAGTGCTCCTCGACGCTCAGCGCCAGGCGCGAGCTGACGATGCCGCGCTGCAGGCGGAGGCGGGCGCGGAAGATCACGAAGGCCAGCACGACGACGAACAGGGCGGCCGAGAAGAGCACGATCGTCGCGCCGGAGGCCACGTCGGTGTAATAGCTGGTGTAGATGCCGGCGAAGCCCGTCAGCGCGCCCAGCAGCGTGGCGAGAATCAGCATCTTCGCGAAGCTGTCGGTGAACAGCCGCGCGATCACGGGCGGAATCACCAGCGCCGCCGCGATCAGCGTCACGCCCATCACGTTGATCGAGACGATGATCGCCGCCGCCAGCACGAGGGCAAACAACGCGTCGACCGCGCCCGTGGGCACGCCGTAGATGCCGGCGACCTCGGGGTCGAAAGTCAGGAACAGTAACTGCTTGTAGGCGAAGAAGATCACGAGCAGCGTGGCGGCCGAGACGCCGGCGATCACGGCCAGGTCCGTGTTGGTCACGCCGAGCAGGTTGCCGAACAGCGCCGCGTCGAAGTTGCGCGTGAAGGAGTGGGCGCGCGAGATCAGCGCCACACCGAAGGCGAAGCTGGCCGTGGTCACGATGCCGATCGCCGCGTCGGCGCCGATCTGCCGCCGCTTCGTCGTCTGGTTGATCAGCAGCGCCGCCACGAAGCCCCAGGCGCCGGCGATCAGGTAGAAGTTCCAGCCGAGCACGTAGCCGACGACGGCGCCGCCGAACACCGCGTGCGACATGCCGTGGCCGATGTAGCTCATCTTCCGCAGCACGACGAAGGCGCCGACCAGGCCGCACAAGCCGCCCACCAGCGTGGCGGCCAGCAGCCCATGGCGGAAGAACTCGTAGTCGAACGGGGCGAAGAGGTCGAGAAACATCGTCTCTATCCGTCGTGGCTGTGCCCGTCGACGTGGCCCGCAGCGCCGGCGTGGACGTGCTCGTGCGAGTGACTGTGCTCGTGTTCATGCACGTGGCCCTGGCCCCGCGCCAGCGCCTCCTTGAGGAAGTGCGGCATGTCCGAGACGAGCGTCAGGCCGTCCTGCTTGAGCACGAAGATCGGCGCCTTATACGTGCGGCTGAGCACCTCCGGCGTAAACACGTCGTCGGGATGGCCCTGCGCCACGATGGCGCCGTTGACGCAGACCACGAAGGGCAGGTGCGCGGCCACGGCGTTGATCTCGTGCGTGGCCATGATCACGGTCACGCCCTCGGCGTTCAGGTCGGCCAGGATGTGCAGGATGTCGTCGCGCGTGCGGATATCCACGCCGCTGGTGGGCTCGTCCAGCAACAGCAGCTTCGGGCTGCGGATCAGCGCCCGCGCCAGGAAGACGCGCTGCTGCTGGCCGCCGGAAAGGTTGCGGATGTGGCGATTGTGCAGATCCGCCAGCCCCAGCCGTTCGAGGATGCCGAACATGCGCTCGCGGTCGCGCCGCCGCGCCCAGGGCCAGGGGCCGGACTCCATCGTCCGCCCCATCAGCACGACTTCCGCCACGGTCACCGGGAAGTTCCAGTCCACGGTTTCGAGCTGCGGCACGTAGCCGACGTGCGCCCGCCGCCGGCCGGAGACGCGCTTGCCGTCCACCAGCACCTCGCCGCGGTAGACCTCGACGGCGCCCAGCATGGCGCGCAGCAGCGAGGTCTTGCCGGAGCCGCTGGGTCCGACGATGCCGGCGAACTGGCCGGGCGCGATCGCCAGGTTCACATCGCTGAGCACGGGCGTGCCCTGGTAGCCGATAGAGACGCCGCACAGCTCGACCAGCGGCCGCGCGGCCGCCTCGACGGGCAGCGCGCGCGATTGGCCGGGAGTGACAGCCTGCGGCAGCGGCTTGGCGAGTGCCATAGAACCTCGATCCGGGGCAGCAGACCCCGGCGCCATCATTTGACGAAGGTGTTGTCCGGCGCAATGCCGTTGAGCGCGTCGGTGTTGCCGCCCATCGCCGGGAGCATGATGCGCATGTCGTCCAGCAGCATGCCGACGTAGGTGTGCTGCGCCGAGTCCCTGGCGCCCGGCGGCTCGTCGTCGCGCAGCTTGTCGATGAACCTGGCGTGGCCCTCGCGCGCGATCTGCTCCAGCACCTTGCTGGGGAAGACCTCGGAGCCGAACACGGCCGGCACCTGCTGCCGCTTGATCTGGTCGATCAGCGCCGCGACTTCTTGTGCGCTCGGTTCTTTGAAGTCGGAGGGCTGGGCGGCGCCGATCACGGTCCAGCCGTAGCGCCGCGCCCAGTAGGCCCAGGAGTCGTGGTAGGTCAGCAGCTTGCGCTGGTTCGCGGGCACGGTCTGTGTCGCCTGGGCGATGGCGCCGTCGAGCCTGGTCAGCAGCGCCGTGTAGCGATCGAGGTTGCCCTTGTAGTAGTCCGCGTTGGCCGCGTCGTTCTGCGCCAGCCAGCCCTCGACCAACTGCGCGTACTTGAGCGCGTACTGCGGGTTCATCCACAGGTGCGGGTTCGGATCACCTTTGGCGCGCGGGAAGGAGAAATCGTAGAGGAAGCAGGTGTCACAGTTCTCGGCGTCGCCGGCGAGCGTATTGT
This DNA window, taken from Dehalococcoidia bacterium, encodes the following:
- a CDS encoding DUF1800 domain-containing protein, coding for MDGQGRSERRPGGIASRRAFLRGAATAGVGAALVTLWEPANLGRVRSAQAAMALDGAARRSRSHNAWIAEGGDGGRNQTADDRAQMAHLLRRAGFSATPAEVDALLPLGIAGAVDFLLNYDQVADPALDYANGVGLDLSKTTDAIRWWLLRMIYTTRPLQEKLTLFWHGILTSAVSKVGQRYLNTLLAQNEFLRANATSTYDVLLKGISRDPAMMVWLDLQTSTKAHPNENFARELQELFSLGIGNYSEDDVREAARALTGYQLDKDRNFVYNAKQHDDGAKTYLGQTGNWGGDDIIDIILQQRAAAEYIVKRLWSFFAYPNPEAEVIAALADTFQSSSYSIKAVLRQLFTTPQFYSDTAMGALIKSPTEFVVGAVRSLGLQTDASTFPQQMALMNQLLFDPPNVAGWPGGAAWLSSSTFFARMNFLNGLIYAKAGGPTSQPDATQLLGDYAGLSPDDAIGTAAATLLSTQLGGSSQQVITQFLSDTNGGTAQVTDKNVKSFLYLVLATPEGQLV
- a CDS encoding metal ABC transporter permease — protein: MFLDLFAPFDYEFFRHGLLAATLVGGLCGLVGAFVVLRKMSYIGHGMSHAVFGGAVVGYVLGWNFYLIAGAWGFVAALLINQTTKRRQIGADAAIGIVTTASFAFGVALISRAHSFTRNFDAALFGNLLGVTNTDLAVIAGVSAATLLVIFFAYKQLLFLTFDPEVAGIYGVPTGAVDALFALVLAAAIIVSINVMGVTLIAAALVIPPVIARLFTDSFAKMLILATLLGALTGFAGIYTSYYTDVASGATIVLFSAALFVVVLAFVIFRARLRLQRGIVSSRLALSVEEH
- the lepB gene encoding signal peptidase I; amino-acid sequence: MAGGLEPPPADEIGYPASQLGSVIAADEAPVDEGPPAPEPKRRGRSTLAIVREVVETIVLAVLIFLAVRAVVQNFKVEGSSMVPSFIDGEYMLVNKAVYARIDLRTVHKFLPFVSAGNDPMHYIFHGPQRGDVIVFHPPPQVGGDSKDFIKRVIGRPGDTVDVHDNTVTVNGQAVDEPYIKQRTECQGQYCHVVLGPDQFFVMGDNRGNSSDSRFWGPVQANKIIGKALLIYWCGGAQCQHGWDNIGLAPNHATKLAPKADGQ
- a CDS encoding DUF1501 domain-containing protein, translating into MFTRRDFIKTGAALVSLGAGVPRIFRQGLALADYDASDQPERTLVVLQLAGGNDGLNTVIPYADGNYHTLRPALGIAPEKVIRLNDTLGLHPAMTGLKALWDQKMVAIVNGVGYPNPNYSHFRAMEIWQSAHPETVPGEGWVGTYLDAQAAEHNSLIGLNIGASTPPEFYSALPPVPSFQRPQDYQLRPGSDPAAQNKQRDTSVLQLYELLPGEAKYGALLQGTVEDSFDSSQKLTGIVNDYKTTVQYPQSGLANGLKMIAAVLAANVGLRVAHVTIGGFDTHSRQANTQETLLQQLSDGLAAFYQDLAQHNRAQNTVTMTWSEFGRRAGQNASDGTDHGSAAPLFVVGGPVKGGFYGDYPSLANLDAGNLRFTTDFRAVYATLLDRWLQADADALLGAHFDRLGFLAA
- a CDS encoding metal ABC transporter substrate-binding protein, producing the protein MSAALLRRPRRTAWLLALPVLLALWVLTSCSSSSARPGAGEAGTDDNFTAHDGRLKVATTVAPLTNIVLNIGGDRIHVHGLIPDGVDSHTFEPKPSDAEVLSRASMLIMNGAHLEGSTEKVAQQNLKDKSKIYHLADNTLAGDAENCDTCFLYDFSFPRAKGDPNPHLWMNPQYALKYAQLVEGWLAQNDAANADYYKGNLDRYTALLTRLDGAIAQATQTVPANQRKLLTYHDSWAYWARRYGWTVIGAAQPSDFKEPSAQEVAALIDQIKRQQVPAVFGSEVFPSKVLEQIAREGHARFIDKLRDDEPPGARDSAQHTYVGMLLDDMRIMLPAMGGNTDALNGIAPDNTFVK
- a CDS encoding metal ABC transporter ATP-binding protein encodes the protein MALAKPLPQAVTPGQSRALPVEAAARPLVELCGVSIGYQGTPVLSDVNLAIAPGQFAGIVGPSGSGKTSLLRAMLGAVEVYRGEVLVDGKRVSGRRRAHVGYVPQLETVDWNFPVTVAEVVLMGRTMESGPWPWARRRDRERMFGILERLGLADLHNRHIRNLSGGQQQRVFLARALIRSPKLLLLDEPTSGVDIRTRDDILHILADLNAEGVTVIMATHEINAVAAHLPFVVCVNGAIVAQGHPDDVFTPEVLSRTYKAPIFVLKQDGLTLVSDMPHFLKEALARGQGHVHEHEHSHSHEHVHAGAAGHVDGHSHDG